A region from the Chrysoperla carnea chromosome 4, inChrCarn1.1, whole genome shotgun sequence genome encodes:
- the LOC123298917 gene encoding zinc finger protein OZF-like, with protein MIIACASVQIWENDDLPNQICNECFLQLQNTINFKHLCENSDNAFRQIIEQNKNNLWNSQNDLDNVKREQLDSPNYPTYIKEESDGENSTNATKNIGEIIEVKNEIESELNKVHTRKKSIQFNFSEESDDESRENYSLYEDSNDSSYEDEDTKPDLEEYNCETCSKSFKKVDALGLHMKKKHDAEGVKCGKCSIICYHSLHLRAHERLHNKCSICNLTFSTRKRLSLHKLTHEKDNSPEIICELCPAKLTSKNSLYKHMRFLHKIEKTKKTFECATCQEILQTKRDLEKHVRKMHPKVRIKYKQQVTNCEVCGKSLRRRNLRKHMLTHGERDKIACEYCAKIFISQETLTNHVKTYHKNSGPVYKCLCNQCGHKFRSNYHLDKHLLTHTKARPYACDKCDKTYRTIFQLKEHVSRIHLNERNFVCTFCSQAFFDKKILLNHVRRHTGEKPYKCQMCEKAFIQKVALNVHMKTHTNAF; from the exons atgataATAGCATGTGCTTCTGTACag ATTTGGGAAAATGATGATCTACCAAATCAAATATGTAATGAATGCTTTCTTCAATTACAAAATaccattaattttaaacatttatgtgaAAATTCAGACAATGCTTTTCGTCAAATTATTGaacagaataaaaataatttatggaatAGCCAAAATGATTTGGATAACGTAAAACGTGAACAATTAGATAGTCCAAATTACCCAACATATATCAAAGAAGAGAGTGATGGTGAAAATTCTACAAATGCAACGAAAAATATCGGAGAAATTATAGAAGTTAAAAACGAAATTGAATCCGAATTAAATAAAGTTCATACAAGAAAGAAATccattcaatttaatttcagcGAAGAAAGTGATGATGAAAGTCgtgaaaattatagtttatatgAAGACAGTAATGATTCTAGTTATGAAGATGAGGATACAAAACCAGATTTGGAGGAATACAACTGTGAAACTTGTTCGAAGTCGTTTAAAAAAGTAGATGCACTTGGTttacatatgaaaaaaaaacatgatgcGGAAGGTGTTAAATGTGGAAAGTGTTCAATAATTTGTTACCATTCGTTACATTTACGTGCTCATGAAAGGTTGCATAACAAGTGTAGCATTTGTAATTTAACGTTTTCAACACGAAAACGATTATCGTTACATAAATTAACTCATGAAAAAGATAACTCACCTGAAATAATTTGTGAATTGTGCCCAGCAAAATTAACGAGTAAAAACAGTTTATACAAACATATgcgatttttacataaaatcgaaaaaactaaaaaaactttcGAGTGTGCTACATGCCAAGAAATACTACAAACAAAACGTGATTTAGAAAAACATGTTCGTAAAATGCATCCAAAAGTTCGAATCAAGTATAAACAACAGGTTACAAATTGTGAGGTGTGTGGAAAATCATTACGACGGCGTAACTTACGCAAACATATGTTAACACACGGGGAACGTGATAAAATTGCTTGTGAATATTGTGCAAAAATATTCATATCACAAGAAACTCTCACCAATCATGTGAAAACATATCATAAGAATTCGGGACCAGTTTATAAATGCTTATGTAATCAGTGTGGACATAAGTTTCGTTCAAATTACCATTTAGATAAGCATTTATTAACGCATACCAAAGCACGACCTTACGCTTGTGATAAATGCGATAAAACTTATCGTACAATCTTTCAATTAAAAGAGCATGTATCACGTATTCATTTGAATGAACGTAATTTTGTTTGTACGTTCTGTTCGCAAgctttttttgataagaaaatctTATTGAATCATGTAAGGCggcatactggtgaaaaaccatacAAATGTCAAATGTGCGAAAAAGCGTTTATACAAAAAGTTGCTTTAAATGTTCATATGAAGACACATACGAacgctttttaa